One part of the Pseudomonas sp. MYb118 genome encodes these proteins:
- a CDS encoding DUF2300 domain-containing protein: MPWRWLGFWLCLIPALATAQDEPLRLAYKGELLSLNRTQLIAREPLTADVQAPLGSLWKLFVYAWLVDTGAQEPPYQCRGQSKEEVYCCAAGGTIARDQALVKSCGLYFEPARLGIAATDWRQYWQTRQAPEWLLDLPSLQPATRVQVSELLKALAAMPAQEQARRVLLDVVLNAADGNVVGELGGRLRVKTWSWLGDQDTSSRQGGFAGWTTDGTPIWAGGRGTSQTVLRQYGPVLAELLPVNWPADAGRCVEVGLFSRYPLKRVLAGERVVTSGPMMGDYRVEFSNGNQLDIHSDGELFLLDGKLVARLDREEYVARVLQREAKAQPAEAAKALSVAIRTYLLQNASRNGDCLSIDDSSNRQRVAPRPATADARHIAAWTHDLVLAGSTVTYHSDQPGPDKLSWQQAVEQANTGQRYDAILLHAYPRASLSRWDNPVASCEALPAAQDWLQQQRRTWRQRLESETGYNDVSTFAVCRLAFGRPYVDRERQRIYVRGVLSLQDRLDLTHEYLHLAFEAHPNGQDETYIEGLARHLLLE, from the coding sequence ATGCCCTGGCGCTGGCTCGGCTTTTGGTTGTGCTTGATCCCTGCGCTGGCCACGGCGCAGGACGAGCCGTTGCGCCTGGCCTACAAGGGCGAGCTGTTGTCGCTGAACCGTACTCAGTTGATCGCCCGCGAACCGCTGACCGCTGATGTACAGGCGCCATTGGGCAGCCTGTGGAAACTGTTCGTGTACGCCTGGCTGGTGGACACCGGCGCCCAGGAGCCACCTTACCAATGTCGCGGGCAATCGAAGGAAGAGGTGTATTGCTGCGCGGCGGGAGGAACGATCGCCCGTGACCAGGCGCTGGTGAAGTCCTGCGGCTTGTACTTCGAGCCCGCGCGGTTGGGCATTGCCGCGACCGATTGGCGTCAGTATTGGCAAACCCGACAGGCGCCTGAGTGGCTGCTGGACTTGCCGTCGTTGCAGCCGGCCACCCGTGTGCAGGTCAGCGAACTGCTCAAGGCGCTAGCGGCGATGCCGGCGCAGGAACAGGCGCGCCGGGTGCTGCTCGACGTGGTCCTCAATGCTGCGGACGGCAATGTGGTGGGTGAACTCGGCGGCCGGTTGCGGGTGAAAACCTGGAGCTGGCTGGGCGACCAGGACACTTCGTCACGCCAGGGTGGGTTTGCCGGTTGGACCACTGATGGCACGCCGATCTGGGCCGGTGGCCGCGGCACCAGCCAGACGGTCCTGCGCCAATACGGGCCGGTGCTGGCCGAGCTGTTGCCGGTGAATTGGCCGGCGGACGCCGGGCGCTGTGTCGAGGTCGGCCTGTTTTCCCGCTACCCGCTCAAGCGGGTGCTGGCCGGAGAACGCGTGGTGACGTCCGGGCCGATGATGGGCGATTACCGGGTCGAATTCAGCAACGGCAACCAGCTGGATATTCACAGCGATGGCGAGCTGTTTTTGCTCGACGGCAAGCTGGTCGCACGGCTGGACCGCGAAGAATACGTCGCCCGCGTCCTGCAACGCGAAGCCAAGGCACAACCCGCCGAAGCGGCCAAGGCCCTGTCCGTCGCCATTCGCACCTACCTGCTGCAAAACGCTTCACGCAACGGCGACTGCCTGAGCATCGACGACAGCAGCAACCGTCAACGGGTGGCACCACGTCCGGCGACAGCTGACGCGCGCCACATCGCCGCCTGGACCCATGACCTCGTCCTCGCTGGCAGCACCGTCACCTATCACTCGGATCAACCCGGCCCGGACAAGCTGTCCTGGCAGCAGGCCGTCGAGCAGGCCAATACCGGCCAGCGCTACGACGCCATCCTGCTGCACGCCTACCCCCGCGCGAGCCTCAGTCGCTGGGACAACCCCGTCGCGTCCTGCGAAGCGCTGCCCGCCGCGCAAGACTGGTTGCAGCAACAACGCCGCACCTGGCGTCAGCGCCTGGAAAGCGAAACCGGCTACAACGACGTCAGCACTTTCGCGGTCTGCCGCCTGGCGTTCGGCCGTCCCTATGTCGACCGCGAACGCCAGCGCATCTACGTGCGTGGCGTGCTGTCGCTGCAGGATCGCCTCGACCTGACCCACGAATACCTGCACCTGGCCTTCGAAGCACACCCCAACGGCCAGGATGAAACCTACATCGAAGGGCTTGCCCGCCACCTCTTGCTGGAATAG
- a CDS encoding type II toxin-antitoxin system RelB/DinJ family antitoxin, with translation MASINIRIDDDLKQRSFAELEKLGVTPSELLRQTLQYVAERGKLPFKAALLSEEDEALIAVATERLAAPQRVKVSLDDL, from the coding sequence ATGGCATCCATCAACATCCGCATCGACGACGATTTGAAACAGCGTTCCTTTGCTGAGCTGGAGAAACTCGGAGTTACGCCCTCAGAACTGCTGCGCCAGACACTCCAGTACGTCGCAGAGCGCGGGAAATTGCCGTTCAAGGCAGCCCTGCTCAGTGAAGAAGATGAAGCCCTGATCGCCGTCGCGACAGAACGCCTTGCCGCCCCCCAGCGAGTAAAGGTAAGCCTGGATGACCTATGA
- a CDS encoding type II toxin-antitoxin system RelE/ParE family toxin translates to MTYDLEFDRRALKEWNKLGDTIRQQFKKKLAEVLENPRIEANRLRQLPDCYKLKLRSAGYRLIYQVIDREVVVFVIAIGKREREAAYQDAQDRIDATLRHD, encoded by the coding sequence ATGACCTATGACCTCGAATTCGATCGGCGTGCACTGAAGGAGTGGAACAAACTGGGCGATACCATCCGCCAGCAATTCAAAAAGAAACTCGCTGAAGTATTGGAAAACCCTCGCATCGAAGCCAATCGACTTCGTCAGCTACCCGACTGCTACAAACTCAAGTTGCGCAGCGCCGGCTATCGACTGATCTATCAGGTCATCGATCGCGAGGTTGTGGTCTTCGTTATCGCCATCGGCAAGCGTGAGCGGGAAGCCGCTTATCAGGATGCACAGGACCGAATTGACGCGACGTTGCGACACGATTAG
- a CDS encoding insulinase family protein: protein MKKLLAGLLGPLLLCACASPPNEDNTPLAWSPQIVRGQLANGLEYRLVRDSSQAGRLDLRLTVRAGSVDEDDDQVGVAHMLEHLTFHSRAGLDRNLRQQMSELGWVQGRNYNAVTSYDRTQYLLSPNAGTRHAAQALEKLAQLAFAGDYTAADLERERPIVIEEWRGGLGVAQRMNDQRAASQRVGSRYPEHRTIGNEAAIRAASLPALQRFQQRWYVPNNMILSVVGDFEPQALKQQIQQVFGAAPAKPLPERDHRELTLDGQLKIFRLQDPQSGSNQVSLLFRLHEPDSRGSTSQAMRERLIDRLTLAALVAELRRQPRQDGVRSLTAQKTLIGEYSTVLGVAAGVDGAHHDVALKQLLTELERLRQHGLSEADLSSEQANIRRVANGMLARDESRTFEQWVNSLNDAAVQNRAVAAPHQIARRYLQVLDSIDRADLNARLRRWIDSPDQVLQVTAPGSSTVRLPSVTDVQQLRDTLAGTSLPAPAATEAAEPEVASFTPQAVEAPGDVVSRRVFEAEQVQHWTLSNGDKLVWLKRNAEAGQWRLQAESSAGFNRSDAPAWRLQMAAQLGAQSGPAGVAADSLEAWRKLQRASLSLDQSATRLHLSATSQPNAAALKSLLQSYRQSQVGAVIDDDLFSAARDDLLQRLRTRPDDVRTRQATAERQLRYGSDIWQNPDEQALRALDATLLTRDWQQLAQSQVTYYLMADIEPSVLETAVREQLANIPRREALPVHATLQSVGQRRADLAIALEPRVVIQASSFSEHTWTPQAAARVAALRELANQKLKQRLRGEASGVYRLRFDSELNPQTQRIESQLSFTCDPQRTDELWAMARQTLAQLDKAVDAPWVANERSHLRREESKRRTDPAVQWRRLQLSERQWQDPRYLSSQANLVDGMRIDLLKPLATRLFPVENQVQLRVLPKDSL, encoded by the coding sequence ATGAAAAAGCTCCTTGCCGGCCTGCTTGGCCCGCTGCTGCTGTGTGCCTGCGCATCGCCGCCCAACGAAGACAACACGCCCCTGGCCTGGTCGCCGCAAATCGTGCGCGGGCAGTTGGCCAATGGCCTGGAATACCGCCTGGTGCGCGACAGCAGCCAGGCGGGTCGCCTCGACCTGCGCCTGACCGTGCGCGCCGGCTCCGTCGATGAAGACGACGACCAGGTGGGCGTGGCCCACATGCTCGAACACCTGACGTTCCACAGCCGCGCCGGCCTGGATCGCAACCTGCGGCAACAGATGAGCGAACTGGGCTGGGTGCAGGGGCGTAACTACAATGCCGTCACCAGCTACGACCGCACGCAATACCTGCTCAGCCCCAACGCCGGAACCCGGCACGCTGCGCAGGCCCTGGAAAAACTCGCGCAGCTGGCGTTTGCCGGTGACTACACGGCGGCCGATCTTGAGCGTGAGCGGCCAATCGTCATCGAAGAGTGGCGCGGTGGGCTGGGCGTGGCCCAGCGCATGAATGACCAGCGCGCGGCCTCACAGCGTGTCGGTTCGCGCTACCCCGAACACCGCACCATCGGCAACGAGGCGGCCATTCGCGCGGCCTCGTTGCCGGCGTTGCAGCGCTTTCAACAGCGCTGGTATGTGCCCAACAACATGATTCTGTCGGTGGTCGGCGATTTCGAACCGCAGGCCCTGAAGCAGCAGATTCAACAGGTGTTCGGCGCAGCGCCAGCCAAGCCACTGCCTGAGCGCGATCACCGCGAACTGACCCTTGATGGCCAGCTGAAAATCTTCCGTCTGCAAGACCCGCAATCGGGCAGCAACCAGGTGTCGTTGCTGTTTCGTCTGCATGAGCCGGACAGCCGTGGCTCCACATCGCAGGCCATGCGCGAGCGCCTGATCGATCGGCTGACCCTGGCCGCGCTGGTCGCGGAACTGCGTCGCCAACCTCGGCAGGACGGAGTGCGTAGCCTGACGGCGCAGAAGACCCTGATTGGTGAGTACTCCACCGTGCTGGGGGTGGCCGCCGGCGTTGACGGCGCTCATCACGACGTGGCCCTGAAACAGCTTTTGACCGAACTCGAGCGCCTGCGCCAACACGGCTTGAGTGAGGCGGACCTGAGCAGCGAGCAAGCGAACATTCGTCGAGTGGCCAATGGCATGCTGGCCAGGGATGAATCGCGCACCTTCGAGCAATGGGTCAACAGCCTCAACGATGCCGCGGTGCAGAACCGCGCGGTTGCCGCCCCCCACCAGATCGCCCGGCGTTACCTGCAGGTGCTCGACAGCATCGATCGCGCCGACCTCAACGCCAGGCTGCGCCGCTGGATCGACAGCCCGGACCAGGTATTGCAAGTGACCGCGCCGGGCAGCAGCACGGTGCGCTTGCCGTCGGTAACCGATGTGCAGCAGTTGCGCGATACCCTGGCCGGCACCTCTTTGCCTGCACCCGCTGCCACCGAGGCAGCCGAACCCGAGGTGGCCAGTTTCACCCCGCAGGCCGTCGAGGCACCGGGCGATGTGGTCTCCCGTCGTGTGTTCGAGGCGGAACAGGTGCAGCACTGGACCTTGTCCAACGGCGACAAGCTGGTCTGGCTCAAGCGTAACGCCGAAGCCGGCCAGTGGCGCCTGCAAGCCGAGTCGTCCGCCGGCTTCAACCGCAGCGATGCGCCGGCCTGGCGTCTGCAAATGGCGGCGCAATTGGGCGCCCAGAGTGGTCCCGCCGGTGTCGCGGCCGACAGCCTGGAGGCCTGGCGCAAGCTGCAGCGAGCCAGCCTGAGCCTGGACCAGAGCGCCACGCGCTTGCACTTGAGCGCCACCAGCCAACCCAACGCAGCGGCCTTGAAGTCCCTGCTGCAAAGCTATCGCCAGAGCCAGGTGGGGGCGGTGATCGACGACGATCTGTTCAGCGCTGCCCGGGATGACCTGCTCCAGCGCCTGCGCACCCGGCCCGACGATGTCCGCACCCGCCAGGCGACTGCCGAGCGGCAGTTGCGCTACGGCAGTGACATTTGGCAAAACCCGGATGAGCAAGCGTTGCGGGCCCTGGATGCCACGCTGCTGACCCGGGACTGGCAACAACTGGCGCAATCGCAGGTGACGTACTACCTGATGGCGGACATCGAGCCGAGCGTGCTCGAGACGGCCGTGCGCGAGCAGTTGGCGAACATCCCGCGCCGCGAGGCGCTGCCTGTGCACGCCACGCTGCAAAGCGTCGGGCAACGTCGGGCCGACCTGGCCATCGCCCTCGAACCACGGGTGGTCATCCAGGCCAGCAGCTTCAGCGAACACACCTGGACACCCCAGGCGGCTGCCCGTGTCGCAGCCCTGCGCGAGCTGGCCAACCAGAAGCTCAAGCAGCGCCTGCGCGGTGAGGCATCCGGGGTGTATCGCTTGCGCTTCGACAGCGAGCTCAACCCGCAGACCCAGCGCATCGAAAGCCAACTGAGTTTCACCTGCGACCCGCAACGTACCGACGAGCTCTGGGCGATGGCCCGCCAGACCCTGGCGCAACTGGATAAAGCGGTAGACGCACCTTGGGTCGCCAATGAGCGTAGCCACCTGCGTCGTGAGGAAAGCAAGCGCCGCACGGACCCCGCCGTGCAATGGCGGCGGTTGCAGCTCAGCGAACGGCAGTGGCAGGACCCACGTTACCTGAGCAGCCAGGCCAACCTGGTCGACGGCATGCGCATTGACCTGCTCAAGCCCCTGGCCACCCGGCTGTTCCCGGTGGAGAACCAGGTGCAACTGCGCGTACTGCCCAAGGACAGCCTGTGA
- a CDS encoding FecR domain-containing protein, giving the protein MPLEDGANARRDQAVDWLLRLQQAPADEVLRAQFVQWCEADTANAKAYGKAERVWQLTGRLAPATSENGSPATAPIAANTAQPRLVARPRRVRRWVAAAIAACLVVALAPSLILGWQADYRTASGETRDVTLSDGSVVQLDSHSAIAVDFSGQRRDVRLLVGQAFFKVTPDKSRPFHVRAKAMQITVTGTAFNVDLDRDGMSVAVQNGSVNVQDWQAGRALASLVPGQRLSYRGGQADLATFAPTQAAPWRQGQLIADDLPISEVVEQLRRYVPGLIVLNDADLGAQRVTGVYDLRKPQAALQAILKPSGAKVSRYSPWLFVLSR; this is encoded by the coding sequence ATGCCCCTTGAGGATGGCGCCAACGCCCGTCGGGACCAGGCCGTGGACTGGCTGCTGCGGTTGCAGCAGGCACCGGCCGATGAGGTCCTGCGCGCGCAATTCGTTCAGTGGTGCGAGGCCGACACGGCCAATGCCAAGGCTTATGGCAAGGCTGAACGGGTGTGGCAGTTGACCGGGCGATTGGCGCCGGCTACCTCCGAAAACGGGTCTCCTGCCACGGCCCCGATCGCCGCGAACACGGCGCAGCCACGCCTGGTTGCCCGCCCACGTCGGGTGCGTCGCTGGGTGGCGGCGGCGATTGCCGCATGCCTGGTGGTGGCGTTGGCGCCCAGCCTGATCCTTGGCTGGCAGGCCGATTACCGGACCGCCTCGGGCGAGACCCGTGATGTCACCCTGAGCGATGGCAGCGTGGTGCAGCTGGACAGCCACTCGGCCATTGCCGTGGACTTCAGCGGTCAGCGCCGCGATGTTCGACTGCTGGTGGGGCAGGCGTTTTTCAAGGTGACGCCGGACAAGAGCCGGCCGTTTCACGTACGAGCCAAGGCCATGCAGATCACGGTGACCGGTACGGCGTTCAACGTCGACCTGGATCGGGACGGCATGAGCGTGGCGGTGCAAAACGGTTCGGTCAATGTCCAGGACTGGCAGGCCGGTCGTGCCCTGGCCAGCCTCGTTCCCGGGCAGCGCCTGAGCTATCGCGGCGGGCAGGCCGACCTTGCCACCTTCGCCCCCACCCAGGCCGCGCCATGGCGCCAGGGACAACTGATTGCAGATGACCTGCCGATCAGCGAGGTGGTCGAGCAGCTTCGTCGCTACGTGCCAGGGCTCATCGTGTTGAACGATGCAGATCTTGGCGCACAACGCGTGACCGGGGTCTACGACCTGCGCAAGCCCCAGGCGGCGCTGCAAGCGATCCTCAAGCCCTCCGGTGCCAAGGTCAGTCGCTACAGCCCTTGGTTGTTTGTCCTCAGCCGGTAA
- a CDS encoding TonB-dependent receptor plug domain-containing protein, which translates to MTHTLDRLPGTPGVWPLRLKKGAAAGLLGLCCALGPLPLALAQTDTPVTNAGFSIPAQPLAAALIAFGQQSGVQISVDPRLLKGVNSKGVNGAMSNDAALAYLLQGTGIGWGYEGDTLVFHRLPEAGVDQPMELDNTVVLGFTRENSYQGATVIDHKAIQAFPGANGDITTLLKMHPNVKFSSDQQNSNAPGEIDPADISINGAKFYQNNFMIDGISINNDLDPGAHGFGETRQFDAAPSRSHGIALDADLLEEVKVYDSNVPAEYGGFNGGVVDAITRRPSQDLHGKVSYSMSRSAWTKYHITEQDQASFDNASSEQYQPEFEKTTVRGMLEGHLTEDFGGILSFSQKRSTIPLNVYAGGYNSPNADSSKDQTRQLDNYMVKTYWNVSDRLSLDASFIQAPQENYYFRENYLNSGFTNINGGWQGSLKAVWEGDTARWSHTLALGDLNSSRETESNDVIAWYYSSVKNWGNPTSNTSRSGEGSFGNLEQTQRTINYKLKADWQGFNWAGAEHAVVSGLELTRNQATWERDTMATSATMNRRDNVATCANNDSLCSVGQLLNGNTRQWASSRLEYGAGKLDMTENKYALFVEDAMQFGKLGLRPGLRLENDDYMGKTNLAPRFAGDYDFFGDRSTVLVFGANRYYGRNLFKYRLAEGRQGFNTQYTRTTQTGAWRATQVENLNKFTDLKVPYDDEWTLGVDQRWLDTEFRLKYVHRDGKDKIGKSSSRVMGLGPEEGFDSIYYTYNNKASSESDNITLSITPLEELKWLGTRTSLQMAFDWSRTKDAYGTYESGITADQYVNGDVMFDGKRIAYSDLPASDFNRPWTARLTAITEIPQWNLTVSNFLRYRGAYDQLIDTGETVTDHGEDLVVYDTAKVKAAPTWDMRVSWDIPTGKDQALFAAVDITNVTDQVNEIVGSGSSATVSYEVGRQYWLEVGYRF; encoded by the coding sequence ATGACACACACCCTTGACCGCTTGCCTGGGACTCCAGGCGTGTGGCCGCTGCGCCTGAAAAAAGGCGCGGCCGCCGGCCTGCTGGGGCTTTGCTGCGCGCTCGGACCGCTACCCCTGGCACTGGCGCAAACGGATACGCCTGTCACCAACGCCGGTTTCAGTATCCCGGCGCAACCTCTGGCCGCCGCCTTGATTGCGTTCGGCCAGCAAAGTGGCGTGCAGATCAGCGTCGACCCACGACTGCTCAAGGGGGTGAATTCCAAAGGCGTCAACGGTGCCATGAGCAACGATGCGGCCCTGGCTTATCTGCTGCAGGGCACCGGTATCGGCTGGGGTTATGAAGGCGACACCCTGGTGTTTCATCGCCTGCCCGAGGCCGGTGTCGACCAGCCCATGGAGCTGGATAACACAGTCGTGCTCGGCTTCACCCGGGAGAACTCCTACCAGGGCGCCACGGTGATCGATCACAAGGCGATCCAGGCGTTTCCCGGTGCCAATGGCGACATCACCACCTTGCTGAAGATGCACCCCAACGTGAAGTTCAGCAGCGATCAGCAGAACTCCAATGCCCCGGGGGAAATCGACCCGGCGGACATCAGCATCAACGGCGCCAAGTTCTACCAGAACAATTTCATGATCGACGGCATCTCGATCAATAACGACCTGGACCCCGGCGCCCATGGTTTTGGCGAGACCCGTCAATTCGACGCAGCGCCCAGCCGCTCCCATGGCATTGCCCTGGACGCCGACCTCCTGGAAGAGGTCAAGGTCTACGACAGCAACGTGCCCGCCGAGTACGGTGGTTTCAACGGTGGCGTGGTCGACGCCATCACGCGTCGCCCGAGCCAGGATTTGCACGGCAAGGTGTCCTATTCGATGAGCCGGTCGGCGTGGACCAAATACCACATCACCGAACAGGACCAGGCCAGCTTCGACAACGCCTCCAGCGAGCAGTACCAGCCCGAGTTCGAAAAGACCACGGTGCGCGGCATGCTCGAAGGGCACCTGACCGAGGACTTCGGCGGCATCCTGAGTTTTTCCCAGAAGCGCTCGACCATTCCGCTCAATGTCTACGCTGGCGGCTACAACAGCCCGAACGCCGACAGCAGCAAGGACCAGACCCGCCAGCTCGACAACTACATGGTCAAAACCTACTGGAACGTCAGTGATCGCCTGAGCCTCGACGCCTCGTTCATCCAGGCGCCCCAGGAAAACTATTACTTTCGCGAGAACTACCTCAATTCCGGCTTCACCAACATCAACGGTGGCTGGCAGGGTTCGCTCAAGGCGGTGTGGGAAGGGGATACGGCGCGCTGGTCGCACACGCTGGCGCTGGGCGACCTCAACAGTTCGCGCGAGACCGAATCCAACGACGTCATTGCCTGGTATTACTCCAGCGTCAAGAACTGGGGCAACCCGACCTCCAACACCTCGCGCAGCGGTGAAGGCTCTTTCGGCAACCTTGAGCAAACGCAGCGCACCATCAACTACAAACTCAAGGCGGACTGGCAGGGATTCAACTGGGCTGGTGCCGAGCATGCGGTGGTGAGCGGCCTTGAACTGACGCGCAACCAGGCCACCTGGGAGCGCGACACCATGGCCACTTCTGCCACCATGAACCGCCGCGACAACGTGGCCACCTGCGCCAACAACGACAGCCTGTGTTCCGTCGGCCAGTTGCTCAATGGCAACACCCGCCAGTGGGCAAGCAGCCGCCTGGAATACGGCGCCGGCAAGCTCGACATGACCGAAAACAAATATGCGTTGTTCGTCGAAGATGCCATGCAGTTCGGCAAGCTTGGCCTGCGCCCCGGCCTGCGTCTGGAGAACGACGACTACATGGGCAAGACCAACCTGGCGCCGCGCTTCGCCGGTGACTATGACTTCTTCGGGGATCGCAGCACCGTGCTGGTGTTCGGCGCCAACCGCTATTACGGGCGCAACCTGTTCAAGTACCGCCTGGCCGAGGGCCGCCAGGGGTTCAACACGCAGTACACCCGCACCACGCAGACCGGCGCCTGGCGTGCCACTCAGGTGGAGAACCTGAACAAGTTCACCGACCTCAAGGTGCCCTATGACGATGAATGGACCCTGGGGGTCGACCAGCGCTGGCTCGACACCGAGTTTCGCCTGAAGTACGTGCACCGCGACGGCAAGGACAAGATCGGCAAGTCGTCCTCCCGGGTCATGGGCCTGGGCCCGGAGGAGGGTTTTGACAGCATCTACTACACCTACAACAACAAGGCTTCCAGCGAGAGCGACAACATAACGCTGAGCATCACCCCCCTTGAAGAGCTCAAGTGGCTGGGCACGCGCACCAGCCTGCAGATGGCCTTCGACTGGTCCCGCACCAAGGATGCCTACGGCACCTACGAGTCGGGCATCACCGCCGATCAATACGTGAACGGCGACGTGATGTTCGACGGCAAGCGCATCGCCTACAGCGATTTGCCGGCCAGCGACTTCAACCGTCCCTGGACCGCACGCCTGACGGCAATCACCGAGATCCCGCAGTGGAACCTGACCGTCAGTAACTTCCTGCGTTATCGCGGTGCCTACGACCAGTTGATCGACACCGGCGAGACCGTCACCGACCACGGTGAGGACCTGGTGGTGTACGACACCGCCAAGGTCAAGGCCGCGCCGACGTGGGACATGCGCGTCAGCTGGGACATTCCCACTGGCAAGGACCAGGCGCTATTCGCCGCCGTTGACATCACCAACGTCACCGACCAGGTCAACGAGATCGTCGGCAGTGGCAGTTCGGCCACCGTCAGCTACGAAGTTGGCCGCCAGTACTGGCTGGAAGTCGGCTACCGCTTCTGA
- a CDS encoding sigma-70 family RNA polymerase sigma factor: MADAKLQLYLTHRAALLDYAAPIVGCRARAEDVVQEAWLRFNSQDQQLDIRHPASYLYRIVRNLALDLTRRTATERVQPGGDELLDDLPSSSASPEHEVSSQNELEVIERALAQLPERTRRAFEMHRLGGYTLQQVASALGVSTALVHQLVHDALRHCLDCLEPDDD, translated from the coding sequence GTGGCGGATGCAAAACTCCAACTGTACCTCACCCACCGGGCCGCGCTGCTGGACTATGCCGCGCCTATCGTGGGGTGCCGTGCGCGGGCTGAAGACGTGGTCCAGGAAGCGTGGTTGCGTTTCAACAGCCAGGACCAGCAGCTCGATATCCGTCATCCGGCCAGTTACCTGTATCGCATCGTGCGCAACCTCGCCCTCGACCTGACGCGGCGTACCGCCACCGAACGGGTGCAGCCGGGCGGGGACGAATTGCTCGATGACCTGCCCTCCAGCAGCGCCTCGCCGGAGCACGAAGTCAGCAGCCAGAACGAGCTGGAAGTCATCGAGCGAGCCCTGGCCCAATTGCCGGAACGCACCCGTCGTGCCTTCGAAATGCATCGCCTGGGCGGCTACACCCTGCAACAGGTTGCCAGTGCCCTGGGAGTTTCCACGGCGCTGGTGCATCAGCTGGTGCACGATGCGCTGCGCCATTGCCTGGATTGCCTGGAGCCAGACGATGACTGA
- a CDS encoding YfaP family protein codes for MKLRYPQVLLFLCALGALPSSHAGAVELDTLVGGWRTGASGGEGENFRQTVNYPASSVNTPAGQANTARISGQIKTTPKSGEPGRLIVNGVSMPLKVDPAGRFDRPFSFPNGSNSVEVRSPDGQQRHRTQFLNSSGGATPAKLRVLLAWDSDGTDLDLHLITPDGAHIWYGDRVAPNGAALDVDVTTGYGPEIFAMPAPIKGQYLVYVNYFGGGYREDEDGQQEAAQALTTAQVTVITEEGTPDEKIENFLVPMRAVGELTLVKGFSYP; via the coding sequence ATGAAACTCCGTTATCCACAGGTCTTGCTGTTCCTCTGCGCCTTGGGCGCCTTGCCATCGAGCCACGCTGGCGCTGTCGAACTCGACACCCTGGTCGGCGGCTGGCGCACGGGCGCGAGCGGGGGCGAAGGCGAAAACTTCCGCCAGACCGTCAACTACCCGGCCTCTTCGGTCAACACCCCGGCCGGCCAGGCCAACACCGCCCGCATCAGCGGTCAGATCAAGACCACGCCGAAGTCCGGCGAACCCGGCCGACTGATCGTCAACGGCGTGAGCATGCCGCTCAAGGTCGACCCCGCCGGACGCTTCGACCGCCCGTTCTCGTTCCCCAATGGCAGCAACAGCGTCGAAGTGCGCAGCCCCGACGGCCAGCAACGCCACCGCACGCAATTTCTCAACAGTAGCGGCGGCGCGACCCCGGCCAAACTGCGCGTGTTGCTGGCCTGGGACAGCGACGGCACCGACCTCGACCTGCACCTCATCACCCCCGACGGCGCGCACATCTGGTACGGCGACCGCGTAGCCCCCAACGGCGCGGCGCTGGATGTCGACGTGACCACCGGCTACGGCCCGGAAATCTTCGCCATGCCAGCGCCGATCAAGGGCCAGTATCTGGTGTATGTGAACTACTTCGGCGGCGGCTATCGCGAGGATGAAGACGGCCAGCAAGAGGCCGCCCAGGCACTGACCACGGCACAGGTGACGGTGATCACCGAAGAGGGCACGCCGGACGAGAAGATCGAGAACTTCCTGGTGCCGATGCGGGCGGTGGGGGAGCTGACGTTGGTGAAGGGGTTCAGTTATCCGTGA